The following proteins are encoded in a genomic region of Nicoliella spurrieriana:
- a CDS encoding Bax inhibitor-1/YccA family protein has translation MNNFDQPTERRAVNNAVGVNSFFARVYGWMGASILISALVAFLVVQNGISMSGGSAIVLMIVWAIIPFFIQGAALRSSGLGLALLFIYSAMTGFVFSNILMVYTNTSIVAAFVSSASLFIAMSVYGFITKRSLAKMGTILTGALIAIIIASLINIFLHVGMLSWIISIVTVVVFTGLTAYDTQMLKQFYNQNGNSESANGVAIGGALMLYLNFINLFLSLLQIFGAGDNRN, from the coding sequence TTGAATAATTTTGATCAACCAACGGAAAGAAGAGCGGTTAACAACGCAGTTGGCGTTAACTCATTCTTCGCTCGAGTTTATGGTTGGATGGGTGCATCGATCTTAATTTCCGCATTAGTCGCTTTCTTAGTGGTTCAAAATGGGATTTCGATGTCAGGTGGTTCTGCAATTGTCTTGATGATCGTCTGGGCAATCATTCCATTTTTCATCCAGGGGGCTGCATTACGTTCTTCTGGATTGGGACTAGCGTTATTGTTTATTTATTCGGCAATGACCGGATTCGTGTTCTCGAACATCTTGATGGTTTACACCAATACCTCCATCGTTGCTGCATTCGTATCTAGTGCCAGTCTATTTATCGCAATGAGCGTTTATGGATTCATTACAAAGCGCAGCTTAGCTAAGATGGGAACCATTTTAACTGGCGCTTTGATCGCCATTATTATTGCATCCTTGATTAATATTTTCCTACACGTAGGGATGTTATCATGGATCATCTCCATCGTGACGGTGGTCGTTTTCACTGGTTTAACTGCTTATGATACTCAAATGCTAAAGCAGTTCTACAACCAAAATGGAAATAGCGAATCAGCTAACGGCGTTGCCATTGGTGGCGCATTAATGTTGTACTTGAATTTCATTAACCTGTTCCTTAGTTTATTACAAATCTTTGGTGCTGGTGATAATCGGAACTAA
- the murC gene encoding UDP-N-acetylmuramate--L-alanine ligase produces the protein MDKNTIYHFVGIKGTGMSAMALILHDQGYQVQGSDIDQYTFTQRGLEQAGIKILPFDPDNIHAGLTIVAGNAFKDDHPEITRAREMGLTVYRYHQLLGEMIKGYTSIGIAGAHGKTSTTGLLAHVLSGISATDYLIGDGTGKGVPDARFFVYEADEYRRHFLATSPDYAIMTNIDFDHPDYYTGIEDVTDAFQTFANQVQKGIFVWGDDPNLTKLTANVPIYSYGTSESDDFRAVDIKRTTEGSSFDVMHKDQNLGNFKIPLFGEHNILNSLAVIAVSYFEDVNLAEIRRELMTFKGVKRRFAQRKVADMIIIDDYAHHPSEINATLDAARQEYPNKEIVAVFQPHTFSRTIAYLDDFAKSLSKADKVYVTKIYGSPREKSGNVSSQDLFDKITKDGGLIQAENVSPLLDYQNAVIIFMGAGDIQKYEKIYENLLNDLRPNVN, from the coding sequence TTGGATAAGAATACGATTTACCATTTTGTTGGAATTAAAGGGACTGGGATGAGTGCAATGGCACTGATTTTGCATGACCAGGGTTATCAGGTTCAAGGCTCTGATATCGATCAATATACGTTTACCCAACGGGGATTGGAACAAGCTGGCATTAAGATCTTACCATTCGATCCAGATAATATTCATGCCGGGTTGACCATTGTTGCCGGAAATGCCTTTAAGGATGACCACCCAGAAATTACCCGGGCGCGTGAAATGGGCTTGACCGTTTATCGCTACCACCAATTGCTAGGTGAAATGATCAAGGGCTACACCAGCATTGGGATTGCTGGTGCCCATGGTAAAACCAGTACCACTGGTTTATTGGCCCATGTATTGAGCGGGATTTCAGCTACGGATTATTTGATTGGTGATGGAACTGGGAAGGGGGTTCCGGACGCCCGGTTCTTCGTTTATGAAGCCGATGAATACCGGCGCCACTTCCTAGCTACTAGCCCCGACTATGCAATTATGACCAATATTGATTTTGACCATCCTGATTACTATACGGGGATTGAAGACGTTACCGATGCCTTTCAAACCTTTGCTAACCAAGTTCAAAAGGGGATTTTTGTATGGGGGGATGACCCGAACCTGACTAAACTAACTGCGAACGTCCCCATTTACTCCTATGGGACTAGTGAATCCGATGATTTTAGAGCGGTTGATATTAAGCGAACGACTGAAGGTTCCAGTTTTGATGTGATGCACAAGGATCAAAATCTAGGGAACTTTAAAATTCCGTTGTTCGGTGAACATAACATCTTAAACTCACTAGCCGTGATTGCAGTGTCATATTTTGAAGACGTTAACTTAGCTGAAATTAGACGCGAGCTCATGACCTTCAAGGGGGTTAAACGGCGGTTCGCCCAACGAAAAGTGGCTGACATGATCATCATTGATGATTATGCTCACCATCCATCAGAAATTAACGCAACGTTAGACGCTGCTCGCCAAGAATACCCGAATAAGGAAATTGTGGCGGTCTTCCAACCCCATACATTTAGTCGAACGATTGCTTATTTGGATGATTTCGCAAAGAGCCTTAGCAAGGCTGACAAGGTCTATGTGACTAAGATTTATGGTTCCCCCCGTGAAAAATCAGGGAACGTATCTAGTCAAGACCTCTTTGATAAGATCACAAAGGATGGGGGCTTGATCCAAGCGGAGAACGTCTCCCCACTACTTGACTATCAAAATGCGGTGATTATTTTCATGGGTGCCGGCGACATTCAAAAGTATGAAAAAATTTATGAGAATTTGCTAAATGATTTACGACCAAACGTAAATTAA
- a CDS encoding DNA translocase FtsK, whose product MNHYDGPAFYRRFLQKPKANQDQASYSNNKMTHRTPIDSLNGNKTHRENFRTTGDHFQPQSENSILKLTQAFQPRGNYARRITGDEYLEESKLGRYYLKLIEQLDKHDSDCVLFDDGINTRANSDVIQFDDVDETSENRAAYQNDEPRVPQSEQPNAERFESAVAKMNQSSANDEVTAARLNAPELNSAPSDVAGGEPPKRSAATNSSGEARSRIARHRQSIAADSAASDSVGSASAAEELNANRANSSEAPKAKPQAKHGLGHSLSAILDNETDAQKDVEFFKDGVIEHRSTSASDSLTDSSHADGDSSSPQTVAAASDTVDAPASDESEHYIGPGESDPDHQTLSSGDQYSQGYQFPKFTMLKEPQRRDDAALDDWIVNQSEILDRTLSAFHVNAEVVDWTNGPTVTQFQVKLALGVKVSKITNLNDDLKLALAAKDIRIEAPIPGRTTVGVEIPNPKPRPVMLSEVLGADSFQQAKSPLTIALGVDLTGKPQVTDITKMPHGLIAGATGSGKSVFINSLLVSLLYKSTPADLRLLLIDPKAVELAPYNNIPHLLAPVISEPNEASAALKWAVKEMDERYEKLAAAGARNIEQFNQKAVESDQPQLKMPYIVIIIDELADLMMVASTEVQDYIVRITQKARAAGIHLIVATQRPSVDIVTGTIKNNIPTRIAFMVSSQVDSRTIIDTAGAERLLGRGDMLYLGNGKSQPLRLQGTFVTNEEIEQVTAAVRTQGTPQYAFNPKSLLKKVNMVQQQDDLMPEVLAYIAKEKTVSTSKLQRVFSIGYNRAATLIDDLEQQNYISGQHGSKPREVYLTEDDFKKLNL is encoded by the coding sequence ATGAACCATTATGATGGACCGGCGTTTTACCGGCGCTTTTTACAAAAACCAAAGGCAAATCAGGATCAAGCTAGCTATTCTAATAATAAAATGACCCATCGGACGCCAATTGATTCGTTGAACGGGAACAAGACCCATCGGGAAAACTTTCGGACGACCGGTGATCATTTTCAACCCCAATCTGAAAATTCAATTTTAAAGTTGACCCAGGCGTTTCAGCCCCGTGGTAACTATGCTCGTCGCATCACTGGTGATGAATATTTGGAAGAGTCTAAATTAGGCCGCTACTACTTGAAATTAATTGAACAACTAGATAAACACGATTCTGATTGTGTCCTATTTGATGATGGAATTAATACCCGGGCTAATTCAGATGTCATTCAATTTGACGATGTTGATGAAACCAGTGAAAATAGGGCCGCCTACCAAAATGACGAACCACGGGTGCCACAGAGTGAACAGCCCAACGCTGAGCGGTTTGAATCTGCAGTTGCCAAAATGAATCAATCATCCGCTAATGATGAGGTAACTGCTGCCCGGTTGAATGCACCGGAATTAAATTCGGCGCCTTCGGATGTAGCTGGCGGTGAACCCCCTAAGCGTTCGGCAGCCACTAATTCAAGCGGGGAAGCGCGGTCCCGCATTGCTCGGCATCGGCAGTCTATTGCAGCCGATTCAGCAGCTAGTGATTCGGTTGGTTCTGCAAGTGCCGCTGAGGAGTTAAATGCTAACCGGGCGAATAGTTCTGAAGCACCCAAAGCTAAGCCACAAGCAAAGCATGGGTTGGGGCATTCCCTATCAGCGATTTTAGATAATGAAACTGATGCCCAAAAGGACGTCGAATTCTTTAAGGACGGGGTAATAGAACACCGGTCTACGAGTGCATCCGATTCACTTACGGATTCCAGCCATGCCGATGGTGATTCAAGTTCGCCGCAAACGGTGGCGGCAGCTTCCGATACGGTCGATGCCCCAGCTAGCGACGAGTCTGAACACTACATTGGTCCGGGGGAAAGTGACCCTGACCACCAAACGCTTAGTAGCGGTGATCAATACTCACAGGGCTACCAGTTTCCAAAGTTTACCATGCTAAAGGAACCCCAACGGCGCGACGATGCTGCGCTTGATGACTGGATCGTAAATCAGTCTGAAATCTTAGACCGAACGCTCAGTGCCTTTCACGTTAATGCGGAGGTCGTTGATTGGACCAACGGCCCGACCGTGACCCAATTTCAAGTCAAGCTGGCCTTGGGGGTCAAGGTTAGCAAGATTACCAATTTAAATGATGATTTAAAACTAGCGTTAGCCGCTAAGGACATCAGAATTGAAGCACCGATTCCAGGACGCACGACGGTCGGGGTTGAAATTCCCAATCCGAAACCCCGTCCGGTAATGTTATCTGAAGTCCTGGGTGCCGATAGTTTCCAACAGGCTAAATCACCGCTAACGATTGCACTAGGGGTGGATTTGACCGGGAAACCCCAGGTAACTGACATTACTAAGATGCCGCACGGATTGATTGCCGGGGCCACTGGTTCCGGGAAAAGTGTGTTTATCAATAGTTTGTTAGTCTCGTTACTATACAAGTCGACCCCGGCGGACCTACGGTTGTTATTGATCGATCCAAAAGCCGTTGAACTAGCGCCATATAATAATATTCCACATCTGTTGGCTCCCGTAATTTCAGAACCAAACGAGGCCTCTGCCGCCCTAAAGTGGGCGGTTAAGGAAATGGATGAACGTTATGAAAAACTAGCGGCAGCCGGAGCCAGAAATATTGAACAGTTTAACCAAAAGGCGGTCGAAAGTGACCAACCACAGCTGAAGATGCCATACATCGTAATTATTATTGATGAGTTGGCCGATTTAATGATGGTCGCTTCGACCGAGGTTCAGGACTATATCGTTAGAATCACCCAAAAAGCCCGGGCAGCCGGGATTCACTTAATCGTAGCGACCCAACGGCCGAGTGTCGATATCGTTACCGGAACCATTAAGAACAACATCCCGACTAGAATTGCATTTATGGTCTCAAGTCAAGTCGATTCGCGTACGATCATTGATACCGCTGGAGCCGAACGACTATTGGGCCGTGGGGACATGCTCTACTTGGGTAACGGAAAGAGCCAGCCACTGCGGCTTCAAGGGACCTTTGTTACCAATGAAGAAATTGAACAGGTTACCGCTGCGGTCCGAACCCAGGGGACCCCGCAGTACGCGTTTAATCCAAAGTCGTTGTTGAAAAAGGTCAATATGGTCCAACAACAAGATGACTTAATGCCCGAGGTCTTAGCGTATATCGCAAAGGAAAAGACCGTCTCCACATCTAAGTTACAACGGGTCTTTTCCATTGGCTACAACCGTGCGGCAACCTTAATTGATGATTTGGAACAGCAAAATTACATTTCGGGGCAACACGGTTCAAAGCCCCGGGAGGTCTACCTAACGGAAGATGATTTTAAAAAATTAAATCTTTAA
- the ytpR gene encoding YtpR family tRNA-binding protein: MIASYNPSQMGDVLVLLMHPDVEEQVVTKRDSIVKITATDGTVLGYNFFDASKYLPKLKDQNGQVTLDHADVDQLNAALKAADFDDQLSVDDSPKFVVGYVESVEKHPKSDHLKITKTKVQDGKTLQIVSGSPNMQADIKVVVAEVGTMMPSGLVIWPGELKGVESDGMICSGRELKIPNAPQKPGALILPDDYQVGTQFDFARAQNLFS; the protein is encoded by the coding sequence TTGATAGCCAGTTATAATCCATCCCAAATGGGGGATGTCTTAGTTTTATTAATGCACCCAGATGTTGAGGAGCAAGTGGTCACTAAACGTGATTCCATCGTCAAAATTACCGCCACGGACGGGACGGTATTAGGTTACAACTTCTTTGATGCTAGTAAATACCTACCCAAATTAAAGGATCAAAACGGCCAGGTGACTTTAGACCACGCTGACGTTGATCAATTGAATGCGGCCTTAAAAGCGGCTGATTTTGATGACCAATTGAGTGTCGATGATAGTCCTAAGTTCGTCGTTGGCTATGTGGAATCCGTTGAAAAACATCCTAAATCAGACCACCTAAAGATTACCAAGACTAAGGTCCAGGATGGCAAAACGCTGCAAATCGTAAGTGGCTCACCTAACATGCAAGCTGACATTAAAGTCGTCGTTGCCGAAGTGGGAACGATGATGCCAAGTGGACTAGTAATCTGGCCTGGTGAATTGAAGGGCGTTGAAAGTGATGGGATGATTTGTTCAGGACGCGAACTAAAGATTCCCAATGCACCCCAAAAACCAGGAGCATTAATTCTCCCCGATGATTATCAAGTTGGGACTCAATTTGATTTTGCACGGGCCCAAAATCTATTTTCATAA
- a CDS encoding thioredoxin family protein — MEELQPMNLTELKQKIANGKYMLFFSATWCPDCTVIKPALPEIVANHPEYTFLAVDRDDNIDLAAELNIFGIPSFVAFEDGEEIGRYVNKERKTQAQVESFIESLN; from the coding sequence ATGGAAGAATTACAACCAATGAACCTAACAGAACTCAAACAAAAAATTGCTAACGGCAAGTACATGCTCTTTTTCAGTGCCACTTGGTGTCCTGATTGTACCGTCATCAAACCAGCACTACCAGAAATTGTCGCTAACCATCCCGAATACACCTTCTTGGCCGTTGATCGTGATGATAACATCGATTTAGCAGCAGAGTTAAATATTTTTGGGATTCCAAGCTTCGTGGCCTTCGAAGATGGCGAAGAAATTGGTCGCTACGTCAATAAGGAACGTAAGACCCAAGCGCAAGTGGAAAGCTTTATTGAATCATTAAATTAA
- the trmB gene encoding tRNA (guanosine(46)-N7)-methyltransferase TrmB — protein sequence MRVRHKSWAKPYIESQPTLIVTDAEAWAGKWDQRFAKKQPLHLEIGIGKGQFIIEMAKRHPEINFIGIELQESVIAVALRKLVESQLTNVQLVETDGALVNTLFRAGEIDKMYLNFSDPWPKKRHAKRRLTSSTFLGSYREVLKDGHQLEFKTDNRGLFEYSLISFNQFGTNFEYVSLDLHDSPEQADNVETEYEAKFSQNGPIYKIVINFKTN from the coding sequence ATGCGAGTAAGACATAAATCATGGGCCAAGCCCTATATTGAATCACAACCAACCCTGATCGTTACCGATGCTGAGGCATGGGCCGGAAAGTGGGATCAACGGTTTGCAAAAAAACAACCACTGCACCTTGAAATTGGAATTGGAAAGGGGCAATTCATTATTGAAATGGCCAAGCGCCACCCCGAAATCAATTTCATTGGAATTGAATTACAAGAATCAGTGATTGCAGTGGCATTACGGAAGTTAGTCGAATCACAATTAACCAACGTCCAGCTAGTGGAGACCGATGGGGCGTTGGTCAATACGCTCTTTCGGGCTGGCGAAATTGATAAAATGTACCTTAATTTTTCCGACCCGTGGCCTAAAAAACGGCACGCAAAGCGGCGCTTAACCTCATCCACCTTTTTAGGGAGTTATCGCGAAGTCTTAAAGGATGGCCACCAGCTTGAATTCAAGACTGATAACCGGGGGCTATTTGAATATTCATTGATTTCGTTCAATCAATTTGGGACTAATTTTGAATATGTATCGCTTGATCTCCACGATAGTCCAGAACAAGCAGACAACGTTGAGACCGAGTATGAGGCTAAGTTCAGTCAGAATGGGCCAATTTATAAAATTGTAATTAATTTTAAAACGAACTAA